gattttatgctccgtttgtcacagtttacaatttttatgatttttttgtggtattaatccaatttagcataaggtatatttgtcacaaattgaccagtttagggttttttgcagtcgaataaattagtttggggtaaatttgtcataaatataccagtttagggttttttatagtcagtcggagtaaatttgttacaagtttactagtttggggtttttcatggtcaaaaaaattgtttggggTAAATtagtcacaagtgtaccagtttggggttttttaaggtattaacccaaataacaaaaataaaaggggaaagaagaaaattctcacTCTCAAGTTTCTTACTTCTAAGTTTTGATCTCCCTAAGTGACGATCAACATTTGCCGTGAGGAGTCAAACTTGATCGAAACTTGGAATTCAAGTAGTTTCAGTACTTTCGGAATGAGAACCGATTAGGAAATTCAATCATTTTGCTAGTTTGGGATTAGTGATTTCGTGACGCAATTGTGGGTAGTTGGCTCATGGTCAAAAAGATTGATAAGGATGAAGTAGAAGAGACCTAGTATTTGTATGACTCATAGATTCGTGAAAGTAGACTTAAAGTAGtggttttcttttgcttctttccgCCTCTCGCAAGCGTCGCTTGCAAGATATCTCTTTAGGTATATATCATTGGCTTGTGAGTtatttctcccatttttcatgtcaaatttagtGATTTCCTATtcttttggtcatacttcgagGGTTCTTGTcctgcattttcatttttcttgaatcttGTTTTGCAGAGGAGCTCCAAGCCAGTCTTTACAAGGAACTCTGAACTCTGTTTGGGACtataagaaatctcactaatcttcAACAAGTATAAGAAAACATGACATGTTCCTTCAAGTTTACTATtttgtgtttgcaatttttgaatttcttgttcaatctctatcaaattaaaacaatgaatgatattaacaaatgttggattaatgtttttagtataaattaattatatgctcttttttattatttatttattttgtatttatatttaaaaatatatatttaatatataacgtattAACACGTGTttgaattctctatttttttttataaattaagtGTTGGCGTGTCGTGTCATGACATATTATATCACATGTCGCGTGTCCATATCAATGCTACATAGGTTGTAGGAGCTACAAGGCTCGATGACATCACCTAGATCGCTATTGAGCAGTGATGCAACTTTGAAGCATGATTGTAGGAGCACATAATAGAAGTTGTCCTAAATATTatcacattttatcaattgagtccacTCAGtcattttaactaaaaattgtTAATATGGGTGATGGTCATCTTACGTGACATAACCGGTTTTggtgtggataatttttaataatattttaatatttttattgatttttatttttattttttttcattttcttctattttccttcttttctttcttcttcttcctttttccctctatTGGCCATCACCAAGCCTTGTTATCCACCAGTGTCAAGCGAGGGTGACCCTTGCCTAGGCTGGCAAAGGCCACCCTTTGCTAGATTGAGTGGCGAGGGTTTGCCCTTGCCATCCCAGGTGAGGGCGGCTGTTCGCTAGTTCAGGCGATGGAAGCCAAGGCGGCCATCGCCAACCTAGGCCTAGGCATCTTTGTCAAAAGGCAgcccttgcttgaggttgaTGATCTTCATTAGCCATCAAAAAGGCCAGGTGATGGCTAgcgaagggaaaaagggaaaaaaaaattttaaaaaagaaaaaattaaaattaaaatattataaaaaattgtccaGGTTAGTGCTAGTTATGTCACGTAAAATGCCTAGTATATCGTCAATGATTTCTgactaaaattgattagatgaactcatttggcaaaatttgaaaagatttagaGCTCAATTGGCAACattgaaaatttataactaattagtaaaattgtaataagtttatgatttttagacaatttttctaaGCTTTTCATGCTCAGCTCGTGTGATTTTCGGTCACGTAGGATATTCAATGGGCttggtttaaattttttttctcccaagCCTGATCCTGATCATTTAATTAAGCTCAAAGCCTCCCTTCGCAGACCCATTTAGTGCCAGTCTGATTAAAATGTGATTGACGTGGGCCTAAGGCTATGAAAATGGTTTAAATATGCAAAtgtaattaataatatttttgtttaggggttaggatcgatttctaatttttctatgaaacaaGGGTGTCGCCAAAATATAAGTGTCAATGGACGTCTTATTTTAGGTTAAAGATATTCTACAATTATGGTCTAAATCTTCATAAGTACGTAACCCTGTTAAGCAAAACTAAGATGTAAATATATCTACTAGTGTGGACTGTTAGActttgctttttcccttttgtttttttagccCAAACGTAGTGAATCCGAGAGTGGATAATGGTTTTTCTTTCGAATAAATGGCGAGTAGATATATAGTTGGACATATGTTAAGCGGCGGATTTGTACTCTGAAATGCTAGAGAAATGAGGGGAACAACTCAACATGGAGGCAGGATGACATGTAACAAGCTTGTAACTCCTACATATACACATGATGAGCACATAAGTCCAATCTTTCCATATAGAGTAGGATTAATTGGAAAGGTTGGGTCAAACAAAGTGGATGCTGGTGCTGGTGATGGTTCCGTTTGTGGTGCTAGTATTGCTGATGGATTTGGGCTTGGAGTGATCTGATTTGAGGAAGACAAAATCAAGGTTGTAGAGGATGGGGacgagagtgagagagaataGGAAGACAAGGACTGGCCCAAATATCCACAGCAGCAGCGGCAGGCCCGCGTAGAAGAGGCGGTTCCCGATGGTGTTGAGCACGAATCCCTTCTCTAGCAGCTCCATCACATACTCCGGCAACACTGCCCCATCACTATCCTGGGGGCAGTTGATGAGGATGTTGACTTGGCTGATGAAACAGATGGAGAGGGAGTggcaaaggaaggagaagaggaagagggtgAGGAGAGTGACATATTTGAGGGCCACCGTGAAGTCCCCATGTGCCCCGTAAACCGCATCATTCAAAGGCTTCTTCACACTGTACGTGCTGCTAATCACCGCCGCCAATCCCGTGCTTAGAAGGATCGATGTCGTTGCCATCAATGTCGACCCCATTATCATGTTCCTCAGTGATTGCACCGCTAGTATGTTCTTCTTCTCGTTGTCCTGCTTGCGTGCGCATGCATTAACACAACCCAAACCATTTAGCATTTAGGTTTCATGTTAGCCATAAGCTCTAATATTATCTATGTCTATGCATACATATTATTAGGCAAACACACCATTTGTCCCTGGCTAACTTTTCTCGCACAGTGATTAAAAAAGTAGGGACACCATTATTAATTGGTCACTACGTAAGTGTTTGATCTAGAAGTTATTGATAAGCTCCTTTCTTCACCGACACACGAGGGTTCTCATCTTATCCTTGGCATGATAACGTTAAATGCATTTGACAAATAGGAATTATAGTATAAATTGCTCAAAAATAATGACACACGTGCAAATATAGCGAGTACGTGAGAACTAGTTATGGTTAATTAGAAAAAACCAACAGAAACTATAGCTGAAGTCGATTGATTGTAAATGTATCATGAGACGTGATGACTTTTGAGAAAAGACCAAGAGGTGAAAGGCAAGGATAGAGGAATCTTCCAGGTAACTCATATGGTGGAAGATGCGTAAGCACGCGTATGGGCTTCTAATCGTACATTTGCAAGCCAATATTCCTATCGGTAGCACCAGCCGCgttagcctctctctctctctctctctttctctctgcaaCTCTAAGGTCAAAAACCTCATATCGGGGATCACAACCTCAATTCTAGGTAGAGAGAGGACTCGAGGGAGGCAATCAGTGGCAGTGGCGACGTCAAGTTTGCATAGCTTTGGCTAGGATGAGGCGGAAAGATAGGAACGAAAACGGACAGAAAATGGGGGCAAAAATAGGATAGACATCTCAGTCATTAAACCCGAACAAGCTAAAAAAGCATCATTCTTTCAAAAGGAGTAattttttaagcataaaacTATCCTCTGAATCTGAATTATAATCAGTTCACCGTTCATGCTTAAGTCCTTCATTAGATATGTGCTTGATAAACACGCGATTCTACTTGTAGAAAAATCAATTAGCAAGCATTGGATTATATTTAATCTAATTGCAGCGCTGATTTGTGATTGCCTTCCTAGTCCAGATGCA
This genomic stretch from Eucalyptus grandis isolate ANBG69807.140 chromosome 3, ASM1654582v1, whole genome shotgun sequence harbors:
- the LOC104438363 gene encoding uncharacterized protein LOC104438363, which codes for MDVEWRKWYLDVMLVPLGFLAMIAYHVWLWHQVRTHPLSTIIGTNARARRFWVSAMIKDNEKKNILAVQSLRNMIMGSTLMATTSILLSTGLAAVISSTYSVKKPLNDAVYGAHGDFTVALKYVTLLTLFLFSFLCHSLSICFISQVNILINCPQDSDGAVLPEYVMELLEKGFVLNTIGNRLFYAGLPLLLWIFGPVLVFLFSLTLVPILYNLDFVFLKSDHSKPKSISNTSTTNGTITSTSIHFV